TGTGTCTGATACTGTCTTGTAATTTGGTCAAGATTATAAGCAAGAATATTAATGGATCTGGTTAACTGACCCACTTCATCTTTTGTCCCTTCATAAGTTCTTGCTTTAAAGTTTCCTTTGGCTAATTGTTTGGCCACATCGGTAACCTGTCCGATTGGACGTGTCAGCTGGTTAGCAATACGATAGCTTAATGACAAAATAATAATAAAAGCTATCGAAAAACTAACTGCTAGAAACATCCATAGCTTCTGATTTACTTCACCTATTCGCTCCACTGGCATAGCAAGACGCACATATCCATTTTCCTCTTCTCCATATTGAAAAGGATAGGCATAATAAAGCAGCTCTTCTTCCGCTATAGAGCTGTAACGTATAGTTGTGCCTCCTTCTTCATCAGCCTGCTCGATTTCAGGCGATTCTAAATTATTTTCCGCAGCTTGTGATTCTTCTGCGGTTTCTCCAGCAACGTCCCCATCTTCTTGTATAATCGTTACCCTGACATCCAGCCTTTTGGCTAATTCTTCCGCATATTCCTGCCACTCTGATTCTTCTGTATCTTCCAATGTTAAAGCAGCCATAGATGCTTCTTTTCCAAGTCTTTCTTCTAATTGATCCACATAAAAACCTTTCAATAACTGGCCGAGAAGTATTCCTAAGGCAGCTAAAACAAATAATATGGCAATCATTAATCCAAAAACAAGTCTTGTCCGAAATTTCATCATGCAGAAGGCGGCTCCTCAAATTTGTAACCCAGTCCTCTTACCGTTTTAATGTATACCGGTTTTTTTGTATTAGGTTCTATTTTTTCACGCAGATGGCTAATATGTACATCAACTATCCTTGTATCCCCCACAAATTCATAATTCCATACCGCATTTAAAAGCTGGTCTCTTGTCATTACTCTTCCTTTATTATTCGATAAATATAAAAGCAATTCAAATTCTTTTGGCGTAAGTTCTAATTGCTTCTCTTTCACATACACTTCATAGTTATCTGGAAAAATGGTCAAATGTCCTATAACTATTTTTTTATCTGTGTTGATTTCTTCTTGTTGTACAGCAGGAACGTATTCAACTCGTCTTAGAATGGCTTTCACTCTTGCCACTAATTCCCTTGGGCTGAACGGTTTTGTCATATAGTCGTCGGCTCCAAGTTCAAGGCCCAGCACTTTATCAAATTCATCATCTTTTGCAGTCAGCATCAAAATAGGTATACTTAATCTTTCCTGCCGTATCTGTCTGCACACTTCAAGACCATCTTTTTCCGGAAGCATGAGATCAAGTACTACCAAA
This DNA window, taken from Alteribacillus bidgolensis, encodes the following:
- a CDS encoding response regulator transcription factor codes for the protein MPQRLLVVDDEESIITLLSYNLEQSGFQVDTAMDGKEAMEKVKGTAYDLVVLDLMLPEKDGLEVCRQIRQERLSIPILMLTAKDDEFDKVLGLELGADDYMTKPFSPRELVARVKAILRRVEYVPAVQQEEINTDKKIVIGHLTIFPDNYEVYVKEKQLELTPKEFELLLYLSNNKGRVMTRDQLLNAVWNYEFVGDTRIVDVHISHLREKIEPNTKKPVYIKTVRGLGYKFEEPPSA